A window of the Brassica napus cultivar Da-Ae chromosome A2, Da-Ae, whole genome shotgun sequence genome harbors these coding sequences:
- the LOC111215611 gene encoding dormancy-associated protein homolog 3-like isoform X4 has translation MGLLDHLWDDTVAGPLPENGLGKLRKHHTFSFRPSSANDQSEVRSYGGDSPEEAVKVTRSIMIIKPPGYQSGSAPVSPASSTTPVSPSPFSGEFLTFTPLCFHFGRDDKKKVSWRKETLSV, from the exons ATGGGGTTACTAGATCATCTTTGGGATGATACCGTCGCTGGTCCTCTGCCAGAGAACGGCCTTGGCAAGCTTCGGAAACACCATACTTTCAGTTTCCGGCCAAGCTCCGCCAATG ATCAATCGGAGGTGAGGTCGTACGGCGGAGATTCACCGGAAGAGGCAGTGAAAGTAACACGAAGCATCATGATAATAAAACCACCAGGTTACCAAAGCGGTTCCGCTCCGGTGTCGCCGGCCAGTTCAACTACACCGGTATCCCCCAGTCCTTTCTCTGGCGAGTTCTTAACTTTTACCCCGCTTTGCTTCCATTTTGGTagggatgacaaaaaaaaagtcagttG GAGGAAAGAAACCCTTTCGGTTTAG
- the LOC106402185 gene encoding uncharacterized isomerase BH0283-like isoform X2: protein MEKKKKGVKYLVDAFTDSAFKGNPAAVCFLNNEIRDDAWLQSLAAEFNISQSSFLTPITGFEARFGLRWFTPLAEVDLCGHATLASAHCLFSNGLVYSDNVEFVTRSGVLTAKRVDDGEAKGGSFLIELNFPVVPTCDINLSDASSSMITKALNGATILDIKATATNNILVVLPSLESVTELQPVMDDILNCPCDGIIVTAAASPGSAYDFHSRYFAPKLGVNEDPVCGSAHCALAHYWSLKMNKCDFLAHQASRRSGTLEIHLDKEKQRVLLRGKAVTVMEGHVLV, encoded by the exons atggagaagaagaagaaaggcgtCAAGTACTTG GTGGATGCTTTCACGGATTCCGCTTTCAAAGGGAACCCAGCAGCGGTTTGCTTCCTCAACAACGAGATCAGAGACGACGCGTGGCTTCAGTCTCTCGCCGCCGAATTCAACATCTCCCAATCTTCTTTCCTTACTCCCATCACTGGTTTCGAAGCTCGCTTCGGTCTCCGTTGGTTTACCCCTCTAGCCGAG GTGGATCTATGTGGTCATGCAACTTTGGCATCTGCTCACTGTCTCTTCTCCAATGGTTTGGTTTATTCAGACAATGTCGAGTTTGTCACAAGGTCAGGGGTTCTTACAGCCAAGCGAGTTGATGATGGTGAAGCCAAAGGAGGATCCTTTTTGATCGAGTTGAATTTCCCTGTGGTTCCAACTTGTGATATCAATCTCAGTGATGCATCCTCCTCCATGATCACCAAGGCCTTGAACGGTGCTACCATTCTTGATATTAAAGCTACTGCGACCAACAACATCCTC GTTGTGCTTCCATCTTTGGAATCTGTCACTGAGTTGCAACCAGTAATGGATGATATCTTGAACTGCCCTTGCGATGGCATCATTGTGACAGCTGCTGCTTCTCCAGGATCGGCTTATGATTTTCACAGTCGTTACTTTGCTCCTAAACTTGGAGTTAATGAG GACCCTGTTTGTGGAAGTGCACATTGTGCATTGGCACATTACTGGAGCCTCAAGATGAACAAGTGTGACTTCTTAGCCCACCaa GCTTCGCGTAGGAGTGGAACACTTGAGATTCATTTGGACAAGGAGAAGCAGAGGGTTCTCCTGAGAGGCAAAGCAGTTACTGTAATGGAAGGCCATGTCTTGGTCTAA
- the LOC106402185 gene encoding uncharacterized isomerase BH0283-like isoform X1, which produces MEKKKKGVKYLVVDAFTDSAFKGNPAAVCFLNNEIRDDAWLQSLAAEFNISQSSFLTPITGFEARFGLRWFTPLAEVDLCGHATLASAHCLFSNGLVYSDNVEFVTRSGVLTAKRVDDGEAKGGSFLIELNFPVVPTCDINLSDASSSMITKALNGATILDIKATATNNILVVLPSLESVTELQPVMDDILNCPCDGIIVTAAASPGSAYDFHSRYFAPKLGVNEDPVCGSAHCALAHYWSLKMNKCDFLAHQASRRSGTLEIHLDKEKQRVLLRGKAVTVMEGHVLV; this is translated from the exons atggagaagaagaagaaaggcgtCAAGTACTTGGTG GTGGATGCTTTCACGGATTCCGCTTTCAAAGGGAACCCAGCAGCGGTTTGCTTCCTCAACAACGAGATCAGAGACGACGCGTGGCTTCAGTCTCTCGCCGCCGAATTCAACATCTCCCAATCTTCTTTCCTTACTCCCATCACTGGTTTCGAAGCTCGCTTCGGTCTCCGTTGGTTTACCCCTCTAGCCGAG GTGGATCTATGTGGTCATGCAACTTTGGCATCTGCTCACTGTCTCTTCTCCAATGGTTTGGTTTATTCAGACAATGTCGAGTTTGTCACAAGGTCAGGGGTTCTTACAGCCAAGCGAGTTGATGATGGTGAAGCCAAAGGAGGATCCTTTTTGATCGAGTTGAATTTCCCTGTGGTTCCAACTTGTGATATCAATCTCAGTGATGCATCCTCCTCCATGATCACCAAGGCCTTGAACGGTGCTACCATTCTTGATATTAAAGCTACTGCGACCAACAACATCCTC GTTGTGCTTCCATCTTTGGAATCTGTCACTGAGTTGCAACCAGTAATGGATGATATCTTGAACTGCCCTTGCGATGGCATCATTGTGACAGCTGCTGCTTCTCCAGGATCGGCTTATGATTTTCACAGTCGTTACTTTGCTCCTAAACTTGGAGTTAATGAG GACCCTGTTTGTGGAAGTGCACATTGTGCATTGGCACATTACTGGAGCCTCAAGATGAACAAGTGTGACTTCTTAGCCCACCaa GCTTCGCGTAGGAGTGGAACACTTGAGATTCATTTGGACAAGGAGAAGCAGAGGGTTCTCCTGAGAGGCAAAGCAGTTACTGTAATGGAAGGCCATGTCTTGGTCTAA
- the LOC106400316 gene encoding uncharacterized protein LOC106400316 codes for MGDIIGHKDRQIWLSSHVLQDPLFDHSKKHQLHKSLKNHNYHHHGSGGFRRPGAPPLRENFSMKYNTRQNNWQRSKGEDQMQAFFLVSPGRTTPGTGVFLPANASHPPTNKPAYSPVLLPTRVVQALNLNVHNNGIHISPRSEIRETDSKLKSEMGQTPMDVEVKTPIDSPEKLLPDEWIY; via the exons ATGGGTGACATTATCGGTCACAAAGATAGGCAAATATGGTTATCCTCTCATGTCCTCCAAGATCCCTTGTTTGATCATTCCAAGAAACATCAG TTGCATAAATCCCTCAAGAACCACAACTACCACCATCATGGCAGCGGTGGATTCCGTCGACCCGGTGCACCTCCTCTCAGAGAAAATTTTTCTATG AAGTATAATACAAGGCAAAATAATTGGCAAAGGAGTAAGGGAGAGGACCAAATGCAAGCATTTTTCTTGGTTTCGCCGGGCCGTACAACACCTGGCACTGGCGTTTTTCTCCCGGCCAACGCTTCTCATCCGCCAACCAATAAACCAG CTTACTCGCCGGTGCTTCTCCCGACGCGTGTTGTTCAAGCGCTCAATCTTAATGTTCACAACAACGGAATTCACATTTCCCCCCGTTCAG AAATTCGAGAAACTGATTCTAAGTTGAAGAGCGAAATGGGGCAAACACCTATGGACGTTGAAGTCAAAACTCCGATTGATTCGCCGGAGAAACTTCTCCCGGATGAATGGATTTATTAA
- the LOC111215611 gene encoding dormancy-associated protein homolog 3-like isoform X2 has product MGLLDHLWDDTVAGPLPENGLGKLRKHHTFSFRPSSANDQSEVRSYGGDSPEEAVKVTRSIMIIKPPGYQSGSAPVSPASSTTPVSPSPFSGGKKPFRFRRRSASDVFDKAAGSENGPRNSPPTYGV; this is encoded by the exons ATGGGGTTACTAGATCATCTTTGGGATGATACCGTCGCTGGTCCTCTGCCAGAGAACGGCCTTGGCAAGCTTCGGAAACACCATACTTTCAGTTTCCGGCCAAGCTCCGCCAATG ATCAATCGGAGGTGAGGTCGTACGGCGGAGATTCACCGGAAGAGGCAGTGAAAGTAACACGAAGCATCATGATAATAAAACCACCAGGTTACCAAAGCGGTTCCGCTCCGGTGTCGCCGGCCAGTTCAACTACACCGGTATCCCCCAGTCCTTTCTCTG GAGGAAAGAAACCCTTTCGGTTTAGGAGAAGGTCGGCATCGGACGTGTTCGATAAGGCAGCAGGATCAGAGAATGGACCAAGGAACTCTCCTCCTACTTACGGCGTGTGA
- the LOC106397300 gene encoding uncharacterized protein LOC106397300 yields the protein MGSLFISTVPLLPFRIQTQTRLAVISTRANNRSFNHKPTRICTKVRGLGGNGRGQNDSRFVDENGGVEDMEGYLDHLSLEYDSVWDTKPSWCQPWTIVVTGLSIVACSWVILHSVLVSSLAVALIGAWWYIFLYSYPKSYSEMIAERRARVADGFEDIYGKDKKTL from the exons atggGGAGTCTCTTCATCTCCACCGTGCCTCTGTTGCCGTTCCGGATTCAGACGCAGACCCGACTTGCTGTAATCAGTACGCGAGCGAATAACCGATCATTCAATCACAAGCCGACAAGGATTTGCACGAAAGTTAGAGGTTTGGGAGGAAATGGAAGAGGGCAGAATGATTCGAGGTTTGTCGATGAAAATGGCGGAGTTGAGGACATGGAAGGTTACTTGGATCATCTCTCACTCGAATACGACTCCGTATGGGACACAAAGCCCTCCTG gtgtcAGCCATGGACGATAGTGGTGACGGGTTTATCAATAGTGGCATGTAGCTGGGTGATTTTACATTCGGTTTTAGTTTCATCGCTTGCCGTTGCTTTAATTGGCGCTTGGTGGTACATTTTCCTTTACAGCTACCCAAAG TCTTACTCAGAAATGATTGCTGAAAGAAGGGCAAGAGTAGCTGATGGCTTTGAAGATATTTACGGCAAAGACAAGAAGACTCTGTAG
- the LOC106397299 gene encoding B3 domain-containing protein At4g34400-like has protein sequence MASTDSLPRFFKVFISHFSSDSMLIPISYYDELPRHLPKTVILQGTGGCLWKVAMRLKQEEEEVYLEQGWPKFVKDNALVDGDFMTFVYNGDNIFEVSIYGLDGCKQARAMAEEEEEEGEGEDSICALSSDDTEDTNAESESANTVQRSNDKGKAKVEADDEEEEEEEDSVYSLSNSKDTDTGTSSEFEMANTILRSKTKGKSKEEVIKEESDGKEDSDHSLNSEVKETDTGSEYKIPKNKGKKKKEVVESSDSDYAEEFGRLDLDLEEDSTSSDSSYAPDSDEDTATHVKRKAVTKGSQGKSKVIKDVSEVGDTSCAVERVPKTREKVKAIIENPEVYLDDPTNIHFETGVKNRKYELLVHAQLVKDYCLRFKDYIYYLDPKGKLEAKTAKWKDQRVCIKKWVKICDRNKLKKQDRVVCELLRNKDLVYAVKIHIIRGKHLVSV, from the exons ATGGCTTCCACTGATAGTCTTCCTCGTTTCTTCAAAGTGTTCATCTCCCATTTTAGCTCAGACTCTATG CTTATCCCCATCTCCTACTACGATGAACTTCCACGTCATCTGCCCAAGACGGTGATTCTCCAGGGCACTGGTGGATGCCTTTGGAAGGTAGCCATGAGGCTGAagcaagaggaagaggaagtgtACTTGGAACAAGGGTGGCCCAAATTCGTTAAGGATAATGCTCTCGTCGATGGAGATTTTATGACCTTTGTCTATAACGGAGACAACATCTTCGAGGTCAGCATCTATGGCCTTGATGGATGTAAACAGGCTAGAGCAatggctgaagaagaagaagaagaaggagaaggagaagacagTATCTGTGCTCTAAGCAGCGATGACACAGAAGATACTAATGCTGAGTCTGAGAGCGCCAATACAGTTCAGAGAAGCAATGACAAAG gAAAGGCAAAAGTGGAagctgatgatgaagaagaagaagaagaagaagacagtgTTTACTCTCTCAGCAACAGCAAAGACACAGACACAGGCACTTCTTCTGAATTCGAAATGGCCAATACAATCTTGAGAAGCAAGACCAAAG GGAAGTCGAAAGAGGAAGTGATTAAGGAGGAATCTGATGGCAAAGAGGACAGTGATCATTCTCTAAACAGTGAAGTCAAAGAGACAGACACTGGTTCTGAATACAAGATACCCAAGAACAAAG gaaagaagaaaaaggaagtTGTGGAGAGTTCTGACAGTGATTATGCTGAAGAGTTTGGTCGCTTGGATTTGGATTTGGAAGAGGACTCCACCAGCAGTGACAGTTCTTATGCTCCAGATAGTGATGAAGACACAGCCACTCATGTCAAACGAAAAGCAGTGACGAAAg GTTCTCAAGGAAAGTCCAAAGTGATAAAAGATGTGTCTGAAGTTGGGGATACTTCTTGTGCTGTGGAACGAGTCCCAAAGACAAGGGAGAAAG TAAAGGCCATAATCGAAAACCCGGAGGTGTATCTGGATGATCCAACGAATATACATTTTGAGACAGGCGTGAAGAACAGGAAATACGAGCTG TTGGTTCATGCACAGCTGGTGAAAGACTACTGCCTAAGGTTTAAAGACTACATTTACTACTTGGACCCAAAGGGGAAACTAGAGGCCAAAACAGCCAAGTGGAAGGACCAACGTGTGTGCATCAAAAAATGGGTAAAGATCTGCGATAGGAACAAACTGAAGAAACAAGACCGCGTCGTGTGCGAGCTCTTGCGTAACAAAGATTTGGTTTACGCAGTTAAGATCCACATCATCCGTGGGAAACATTTGGTGTCAGTTTGA
- the LOC106397190 gene encoding pentatricopeptide repeat-containing protein At4g02820, mitochondrial-like produces the protein MNLSIFLRRTRATVASLCRVFSAATAETTESGALVGGGRDTLGGRLLRLTYTKRSAVVSIRKWKEEGHTVGKYELNRIVRELRKIKRYKHALEICEWMVVQEDIKLQPGDYALHLDLISKIRGLNSAEKFFQDMPDQMRDHAACTSLLHTYVKNKLSDKAEALFERMAECGFLKSSCLPYNHMLSMYISNGQFEKVPEIIKELKSKTSPDIVTYNLWMTAFASRNDVEAAEKVYLKVKKEANLSPDWVTYSVLTNLYAKTGNLDKAKLALKEMEKLVSKRHRVAYASLISLHGNLGDKDGVDSTWKMIKSSFNKMNDAEYLSMISSLLKLGDFEQAKGLYDEWESVSGTRDARIPNLILAEYMNRAEETHLGDKFYERMVEKGINPSYSTFEILTWGYLKRKDMDKVLDCFGKAIDAVKKWTVNVRLLKAVCKELEEQGHVKGAEKLMTILQKVGHVNTQLYNSLLRTYAKAGEMALIVEERMAKDNVEMDEETKELIRLTSLMRVTEFSTTIS, from the exons ATGAATCTAAGCATATTTCTCCGCCGTACCCGGGCAACCGTAGCGTCCCTTTGCCGCGTTTTCTCGGCCGCAACGGCGGAGACGACGGAGAGTGGAGCTCTGGTAGGAGGAGGGAGAGACACTCTAGGAGGGAGGCTATTAAGGCTTACGTATACCAAACGCAGCGCGGTGGTTAGTATACGGAAATGGAAAGAAGAAGGGCATACCGTTGGCAAGTACGAGCTTAATCGGATCGTTAGGGAGCTTCGTAAGATTAAGCGATACAAACACGCTCTTGAG aTATGTGAGTGGATGGTTGTGCAGGAAGATATAAAGCTGCAACCTGGTGATTATGCTCTACATTTGGATTTGATTTCTAAGATCCGTGGCTTGAACAGCGCTGAGAAGTTCTTCCAAGACATGCCAGATCAAATGCGAGACCATGCTGCTTGCACATCTCTTCTCCATACCTATGTCAAGAACAAGCTCTCTGATAAAGCCGAAGCCTTGTTTGAGAGGATGGCCGAATGTGGTTTCTTGAAGTCTTCTTGTCTGCCTTACAATCACATGTTGTCCATGTACATCTCCAATGGGCAGTTTGAGAAAGTCCCCGAGATTATTAAGGAGCTCAAGAGCAAGACTTCGCCTGACATTGTTACCTATAATCTCTGGATGACTGCTTTTGCCTCCCGGAATGATGTGGAAGCCGCCGAGAAAGTTTATCTTAAGGTAAAGAAGGAAGCAAACTTGAGTCCTGACTGGGTGACTTACAGCGTCCTCACCAATCTCTATGCTAAGACGGGTAATCTCGATAAGGCTAAACTTGCTTTGAAGGAGATGGAGAAGTTAGTCTCTAAGAGACACAGGGTTGCTTATGCATCTCTCATTAGTCTGCACGGGAACTTGGGGGACAAAGATGGAGTTGACTCTACCTGGAAGATGATTAAGTCATCTTTCAACAAGATGAATGATGCAGAGTATCTCAGCATGATATCTTCACTGCTCAAGCTTGGAGACTTCGAGCAAGCCAAAGGTTTGTACGATGAGTGGGAGTCTGTTTCTGGGACAAGAGATGCTAGAATCCCCAATCTAATCCTTGCGGAGTACATGAACAGAGCGGAGGAGACTCACCTGGGAGACAAGTTTTACGAACGAATGGTGGAGAAAGGGATAAACCCTAGCTATTCTACATTCGAGATTCTCACATGGGGGTATCTCAAGCGTAAAGACATGGACAAAGTGTTGGATTGTTTCGGGAAAGCCATTGATGCTGTGAAGAAATGGACTGTGAATGTAAGGTTGCTTAAAGCGGTGTGCAAGGAACTCGAGGAACAAGGACATGTTAAAGGAGCAGAGAAGCTTATGACTATCCTCCAAAAGGTTGGTCATGTGAACACTCAGCTCTACAATTCTTTGTTGCGTACCTACGCCAAAGCCGGTGAAATGGCACTCATAGTTGAAGAGAGGATGGCAAAGGACAACGTAGAGATGGATGAAGAGACTAAGGAGCTTATAAGACTAACTAGTCTAATGCGTGTGACTGAATTCTCGACCACCATTTCTTGA
- the LOC111215611 gene encoding dormancy-associated protein homolog 3-like isoform X3, translating into MGLLDHLWDDTVAGPLPENGLGKLRKHHTFSFRPSSANDQSEVRSYGGDSPEEAVKVTRSIMIIKPPGYQSGSAPVSPASSTTPEERNPFGLGEGRHRTCSIRQQDQRMDQGTLLLLTACDL; encoded by the exons ATGGGGTTACTAGATCATCTTTGGGATGATACCGTCGCTGGTCCTCTGCCAGAGAACGGCCTTGGCAAGCTTCGGAAACACCATACTTTCAGTTTCCGGCCAAGCTCCGCCAATG ATCAATCGGAGGTGAGGTCGTACGGCGGAGATTCACCGGAAGAGGCAGTGAAAGTAACACGAAGCATCATGATAATAAAACCACCAGGTTACCAAAGCGGTTCCGCTCCGGTGTCGCCGGCCAGTTCAACTACACCG GAGGAAAGAAACCCTTTCGGTTTAGGAGAAGGTCGGCATCGGACGTGTTCGATAAGGCAGCAGGATCAGAGAATGGACCAAGGAACTCTCCTCCTACTTACGGCGTGTGATCTCTAA
- the LOC106402126 gene encoding COMPASS-like H3K4 histone methylase component WDR5B, producing the protein MPSGGNGVGNGAGTSGGSQTFKPYRHLKTLEGHTAAISCVKYSNDGNLLASASLDKSMILWSATNYSLIHRYEGHSSGVSDLAWSSDSHYTCSASDDCTLRIWDARAPYECLKVLRGHTNFVFCVNFNPPSNLIVSGSFDETIRIWEVKTGRCVRVIKEAHSMPITSVHFNRDGSLIVSGSHDGSCKIWDAKEGTCLKTLIDDKSPAVSFAKFSPNGKFILVATLDSTLKLSNYASGKFIKVYTGHTNKVFCITSAFSVTNGKYIVSGSEDNCVYLWDLQHKTILQRLQGHTDAVISVTCHPLHNQIASSANHLDRTIRIWKQEDA; encoded by the exons ATGCCAAGCGGTGGAAACGGAGTCGGTAACGGCGCAGGCACAAGCGGAGGTAGTCAGACGTTCAAGCCTTACCGTCACCTGAAAACCCTAGAAGGGCACACGGCGGCGATCTCGTGCGTGAAATACTCCAACGACGGAAACCTTCTGGCCTCCGCCTCCCTGGACAAGAGCATGATCCTATGGTCGGCAACGAACTACTCCCTGATCCATCGATACGAAGGACACTCGAGTGGTGTCTCGGATCTAGCATGGTCCTCCGATTCGCACTACACGTGCTCGGCCTCGGACGACTGCACGCTTCGGATCTGGGACGCACGGGCTCCCTACGAGTGTCTCAAGGTGCTGAGAGGCCACACCAACTTCGTCTTCTGCGTTAACTTCAACCCTCCCTCGAATCTGATCGTGTCCGGTTCGTTCGATGAGACGATTCGGATCTGGGAGGTGAAGACGGGGAGGTGCGTGCGCGTCATTAAGGAGGCTCACTCGATGCCTATTACGAGCGTGCATTTCAATCGCGACGGGTCCTTGATTGTGTCGGGGAGTCACGATGGGTCCTGTAAGATATGGGATGCCAAGGAAGGGACTTGCTTGAAGACTTTGATTGATGACAAGTCTCCTGCTGTTTCTTTCGCCAAGTTCTCCCCTAATGGCAAGTTCATCCTCGTTGCCACTCTTGATAGTACTCTC AAGCTCTCTAACTATGCTTCTGGCAAGTTTATAAAGGTATACACAGGACATACCAACAAAGTATTCTGCATCACTTCCGCCTTTTCTGTGACCAACGGCAAGTACATTGTCAGCGGATCTGAAGACAACTGTGTCTATCTCTGGGATCTTCAGCATAAAACTATACTGCAGAGACTACAAGGCCACACTGACGCTGTCATCTCTGTCACTTGCCATCCTCTTCACAACCAGATTGCTTCTTCCGCAAATCATTTAGATAGAACCATCAGGATTTGGAAACAGGAAGATGCTTAG